In the Flavobacterium sp. 90 genome, CAATATTTCCTCCTAAACCAACATTCAAACCTGCCGATTTCAGCAAATGATGTGTTAACATTGTTGTAGTCGTTTTACCGTTACTACCTGTAATTCCAATTGTCAGCGCTTCTGTAAAAGGTTTCGCAAACTCAATTTCCGAGATTACCTTAATTCCCGCAGCGATAAGCTTTTGTACTATTGGAGATTTTTCAGGAATTCCCGGACTTTTCATCACCACATCGGCGTTTAAAATCAGGTCCTCAGTATGCTGTTCCTCTTCCCAGGCAATTTTATTAATGATAAGAACTTCTTTATAACTTTCTTTTATCTTTCCAAAATCCGATACAAAAACATCATATCCTTTTTTCTTCCCAAGAATAGCGGTACCAACACCACTTTCTCCTCCTCCTAAAACAACTAATCTCATAGGCTATGTAATTAAAAATTTAGAATTAAAAATTAAAAATCAACTGTGACCTTTAACCAAATTCCTATTTTCCTTTTAGGGTTATTATAATTTTCGCTAATATTCTGCAAATTTCATTAGCCTCACCAAAGATGCTGTCGAATTCACTTACAGAGATATAATCTGTTGCTTTCAATAATTTCAACCAATAAATTGTTTCTCTAGCTTCTTTATATGAAATTTCAAGCTTAAACAAGAACTCTTTATCAGAACGTCCTCCAATTGATTCTTCGATATTTGCTCCAATTGAAGTTCCACATCTTAAAATCTGTTTACTCAAAACAAACTCTTTCTTTTTAGTGGTTAGATATTTATACAAATTGATTATTCTAACTGCAAA is a window encoding:
- a CDS encoding four helix bundle protein, giving the protein MKENIIQDKSFLFAVRIINLYKYLTTKKKEFVLSKQILRCGTSIGANIEESIGGRSDKEFLFKLEISYKEARETIYWLKLLKATDYISVSEFDSIFGEANEICRILAKIIITLKGK